The Setaria viridis chromosome 2, Setaria_viridis_v4.0, whole genome shotgun sequence DNA window CTCACGGGTTGAGTATTAAGAATTTTTAGAGAAAGGATAAAGTTCGGGCCTTTTGCATCATCCAATACATACGGCAATTATTGATTATGACATCATCACATCAATGAAAGGTTTAGAAAATGGTAGTGCTAAAAGCTTCTGAACTATATGATAACTCATATCAATCACATAATCAAGAATCGAATTGAGCATCCAGTCTGTGATCACACCTTTGATGGAGTCATTGCGACAAGAGTTCCGCACTTAAATGTTGTTCATTTGGAGGGAGTGGTGCGTCCCTTGAGGGAGGAGGCTTCTACTGTCAAGTTATGGCTAGCACGATTGGCCAACCTTTTGAAGTGTGCTGAGACAAGTGGAGAGCATACTTGCATTTCGCCATTTGCTTAGGAGACATATTCTTGACCGCAAGATTGGTAATATCTAGTCTGCATAGGTTCTTTGGTGGCGAACTATATTCCAAGTTCCCAACTTGTGAGTCTATACTTCTTATGAAGTATGATTGTTAGCACACAAAACCATTGCTAGTTTGTCCCGTGGTAGGCACAATAGATTTACAAGCAATGTGATATGTCGCATAACCACCCGTTTTCTAAACTCTAAAGGACCAAGCCTTCTAGGACTTGTAAGTTGAAACAACTTCTGACAAACAGAAGGGACATCATGCCGTTTATGATAGGGTGCATTTTTCTTCCTTCGTCATGCTCCATCAAGCATAAAACTTCAGTCTTCTAAGAAATAACAGAAAGATTTATGGTGGCGTTATTAGTTTTCTATCCTTGTTAATGAGTACAAGGCTCTTCAGTGTCATGCGATCTTCCATGCATGCCTTTTCTTTCCTCTGTTTTCCTGTGTCTTCTCTGTTTTCGGCCACTGGAAGGTGACACTATGTCAACGGAATTCATCATTTGTTCAGTCAACTCCCATTCCATTTCCGTCAGACATGGTAATTTTTCTAAATAGCCAAATGAATTCATGCAAAAGTGAGAAGAGTAAGATGCGAGTTCACAAATTTCGTTAGTTCTGCTGGCGAACAAACAAAAGAAAGTCGGAATCCCAAAATACGAATTGCTGGCGTTTTAATCAGTTCAGATTGGGATGCAGGAGCTGGCTCTTTCAGTAAAGAAGGGGAATTAAAGGAATGTCCATTCACAAATCTTAAGTTTTACTGATGGGAAGAAATTTTCTTATCAAATTTCCTTTCACAAGAACTAATTCCATgcaactgtgtgcatgttacAAATGTACAAAAATCAGAGAACTATTCCGATAGAAAAGAATCTGGATGCGCATCTACATGTAACGTCACTTTGTATTGTCTAGATGAACGACGTTCCTCTACATTGTGTCATTAACTAACTGGGTCTTTTTCCCAAAGAAAAACTAAAAGGATCTTGACTTGTGTTTTATATGGTGAAACACCATTTTTATCATCTTTGTATCTCAACATTCTCATCGGCAGTCCATTTCTCATGTACAAAAGATATCCACTCCAACGGTAGCAATATAATGCAGCCACCTTTTGCAGCAAAATACCCAATCAGGGATGGGCAATCCGCCTCCAAAAATACTCTAAAACACAGGTCCAGATGTGAGTGAAAGGCGAACAGAACAGAGAACCTTCGCAGCCTGTCTGACACAGGCTTGACAACAAAACCGAGAACGGCCCAAGCGGGAGACAGGAGTTCCATCATTACTTTTTTTTATATCTAACTTAGGCCCAACTTGATTTACTAAACTGTATGATGGTTCAATCACAAGTAAGAGGAATGTGGGAGAACTCACAACTTGGGCCATTCAGGAGTAATGCATGAGATTGAGTTTGTGCATCTATTAAGCAACAAACTCAAATTTACCTGATATTCCCTGCACAATTATTTCTGTTGTTTTTATGTCCAACTTGGTCTGCCCAGAACAAGGAGCGTACGTGTATTTCTCCGTACATAACAATACGACAGCTTATGTTCACGGAGGTTtgttgctattttttttctaacagAAAAATAATTAGTAAAAACTATTGCCATCTTGATAAAAACGTAGCACATGCGTACACATAAGGACTTGGAGTGCAACAAGGAAATGTTAAGCCTTCTAATTAGTTAACTAACAAGTAGCACAAGTCTTTGCTAAATAAGCAACATTCCGAGAGTCTCCTGACCAGGACACGAGTTATATACGTTGATCCATGTCTGGTCTAATGTGCAAGAGCACAAGCTAGCCTTGATGAGCGGACCAATGGATCACACTTGTTCAACCTTATATGCTGATGTTTCTTCATCATGTTTTTCTCTACCATCCTCCTGATGTACCTCAGGTTTCTTCTGCTCTTTCTCGTCTTTCGCGTTCTCCATCGGGTTAACCTCGCTACATGATTCAATCATAGCCTCCTTGCTTTTAGCCCACAACACACTGTAAAGTCCTCCAATAAGGAGGATTCCGCCCAAAATGCTGCCAGTGAgtaaaaaatacaacacgaagaTTATCAGCAGCTCCGGATGCATTCATTCATGAAGAATCGATGCAAACTCGTCCCCTCtattagtataaaaatattaCTACTTACCTTCCAAGATGAACAATCTCCCCCAGGAAGAATGAGGAGCAGAAGATTGTCAAGACGAAGCAGAGGGGAAACCACATCGCGAGGAAGACGGGACCTTTCATTTCCACGCACCATACTTGGAGGTAGTTGCACACCCCAGCAACTACAAATCCCTGGGCCATCGATTGAACCGCCcatgaaagaagaaaagcaaAACGTTAATTTTCTTATTTACTCCATGTTACCAAAGTTTACCTGTTTTTTGTTTATTCATTCCATAACATATAGTTGTTGCACTGGAAACTGTTCTTTTTTTAGATGGAAAAGGTACGGTGAACTTTTAGTCTCTATACTGACAAAGCTTTTGTACTAACATACTAAATTAAATAGTTTAGTGAGAATTATTGAAGTGAATTTTCCATCTTTTATATTAGTTCAATATTTTGAATTGAAcatgcatgcaactcaataagAACAATAGAAGGAGGAAGCAATATATCATTATTACAGTGTATAGAACGGCGAGCAAGCTGATGTCTAGCCCGAGCTTCCACTGTGAGATGTCCCTTTCGGCCACGGCTGCCACTACGAACAACTGCACTGTGCTGAAAACGGACTGTGTTACAGTTACAAGCATCTTGTTCGGGTACTCCTTCAACAGGGCAGTCTGCATACAATGCACGAATACATCATTATGTTTGTAATACAGAATAACTTGTTTGCTTGCAATTCTTCCACCAATAATCTAATGCATGGATTCACGACCATGAACAGACCTGCAAGATGATCCACAGAGACCATATCATGTCACCCAGGAGCTTGAGGAATGTCCCTTTGATCCATGTCACCTGCCCCGCAGGAACTGAGGAAGTCTGACCACTGTGGAATGCATGGTGATGGTTTACAGGGCTTAATGATGGCCCAGCAAAGAAGGCGATGAGGAAAATTCCTGCCAGGCAGAGCGCTACACCGGTTAACTTGGCTATTCCATATGCGCTTTTCAGTTTTACCACCTCCATCCTGCACATAATTCAATTAACAAACAAGCATTTGTAACTGGTAGGTCAATGCAATTGAATTAAATCAATAGGTCTTATAGTAGCAGTGTACCTTAACAACAAGGCTAAGCAGAAGATGGTGACAGGTTTGGAGTTGCTAATTGCTGTTTGCACAGTTGCTGATGTGAACCTTAGTGCTAAATTCAATAGATTTATGGCACATGTGTTTCTGCAAATGAACACACCATtagttatatatatacatcttaAAACAATATACCACCCAAAGGAGTAATCTTTCTACAATATATCACTTTGTTGAGTTGATTAAAATATAAATACAGTACACAACTAAATATATGCACAATcatgtacatatatacatgtaccATCTTTGCAATGGAAAACGGTTAGTTTGAGCCTGAAGATGGTAGTCCAGCATTATGGTCATACCCGATTAAGGCACATAAGAAAAGCTTCAAGAGCAATCCAAACGACATAGAACacatatttttcctgcaaattGAACAGAAGAAACTTCAGTGTGCGGATCTGAAACCAGGAGATCAAGTCACTAGTTTCCTTGCACCCAATTTAATTACGAGTTATTAGTGAGTTGGTTACCTTTCACGAAAAATGGCAATAGGCAGAAGCAAGACTGTTGCCGCTAACTGGCAGTAGAaggtgaagacgaaggtgttAAACCCCTGGTTGAAGGCCGCCTTGAGGATGACGAACATACCGGTGTAAATGACTTGTATGATGATTGCTACTACGTAAGGCTTCTTGGCGTCCATCTCATTCATGTTGTAGCCTGTGGAGGAACATGAAGGAGAATGGGAGGGGGTATATATGTGGGAACGAAGAGGAGGGAAGGAAGGTGAAAGAAAGCAGAGGGAATATTCAGCTGCGCTGGAGACCATCGATGATGTTTGGTTACCTAGAAACGGAGTTACTGGAGAAATAGGGAACTTAATCAGGGCAGTGAGTTGCTGCCAATGTGTAGGAAGAAACTCTAGGCCTCAACTTTTAGTACACTAAGACATATACAGAAAATatttacacacacacacacacacacagagagagagagagagagagagagagagagagagagagagagagtagtaGAACAGAGAGGAAAGAGAGTAGTGCAGGTCAAAATTGTGTTTATCCGAATCCACGTGTCCATCTGGTGGGCTGCTATGCATCTGAATGCACAGAAGGTGTGAAAGGCATAAGAATAGCGGAGTCAACTCTGCACTGGTCGAATCATGCAACATCCGCATCTCAGAAATGTACTATTGTATTCAGAACCGATGGTGTTCCCACATCTGATGGACGAAGCATGTGAGCTTTATTAATTAGCCCGCTAACCGCGCAACCAAGTTCGCACCACCCGCCGGCCATGCATGCAAAATTGCTCTGTGGTAG harbors:
- the LOC117845060 gene encoding WAT1-related protein At5g64700 gives rise to the protein MVSSAAEYSLCFLSPSFPPLRSHIYTPSHSPSCSSTGYNMNEMDAKKPYVVAIIIQVIYTGMFVILKAAFNQGFNTFVFTFYCQLAATVLLLPIAIFRERKNMCSMSFGLLLKLFLCALIGNTCAINLLNLALRFTSATVQTAISNSKPVTIFCLALLLRMEVVKLKSAYGIAKLTGVALCLAGIFLIAFFAGPSLSPVNHHHAFHSGQTSSVPAGQVTWIKGTFLKLLGDMIWSLWIILQTALLKEYPNKMLVTVTQSVFSTVQLFVVAAVAERDISQWKLGLDISLLAVLYTGFVVAGVCNYLQVWCVEMKGPVFLAMWFPLCFVLTIFCSSFFLGEIVHLGSILGGILLIGGLYSVLWAKSKEAMIESCSEVNPMENAKDEKEQKKPEVHQEDGREKHDEETSAYKVEQV